One region of Eupeodes corollae chromosome 1, idEupCoro1.1, whole genome shotgun sequence genomic DNA includes:
- the LOC129948402 gene encoding nucleoplasmin-like protein ANO39, which yields MKNSFVVLFAVFVAVVSAARLPEANSRLSLGKLEPVLKNIIDHMREVKSETDSEDVFEKETIPEVSQPKEVDDSLEEFRQKPINWKALMEKIVVLEKQQQAAVEKTDNEDLEDSDVVLSYGLDEPVKISEVKNEIDNDEEDEAIDMTKEDKPDVQISYGLPEPIKVSNIKKNTIEEEEEDEDDEENQSIIPFNDIKDEDKEEFDDEDVQVSFGLAEPIDAVAANRINQQEDAEDDETDEEEDDEKRPDLNEKVMSEIIKNVLQKFAKAYNVKL from the coding sequence atgaaGAACTCTTTCGTTGTGTTATTTGCGGTATTTGTGGCCGTGGTTTCAGCTGCCCGTTTGCCAGAAGCCAATTCAAGGCTATCGCTTGGTAAACTTGAacctgttttgaaaaatatcatcgATCACATGCGTGAGGTCAAATCTGAAACTGACAGTGAAGATGTCTTTGAGAAGGAAACAATTCCAGAAGTTTCTCAACCTAAGGAAGTTGATGATTCATTAGAAGAATTCCGTCAGAAACCAATAAATTGGAAGGCTTTGATGGAGAAGATTGTAGTTCTTGAGAAGCAACAACAAGCTGCAGTTGAAAAGACAGATAATGAAGATTTAGAAGATTCAGATGTTGTTTTAAGTTATGGTCTTGATGAGCCTGTAAAGATCAGTGAAGTGAAGAATGAAATTGACAATGACGAGGAAGACGAAGCTATTGACATGACTAAAGAAGATAAACCAGATGTTCAAATTAGTTACGGTCTGCCCGAGCCAATTAAAGTTTCAAATATCAAGAAAAACACAATagaggaagaagaagaggatgaagatgatgaagaaaatcaatctattattcCCTTCAACGACATCAAAGACGAAGATAAAGAAGAATTTGATGATGAAGATGTTCAAGTAAGCTTTGGTCTAGCTGAACCTATTGATGCTGTTGCTGCTAACAGAATTAACCAACAAGAAGATGCTGAAGACGatgaaactgatgaagaagaagatgacGAAAAACGAccagatttaaatgaaaaagttatGTCAGAAATCATAAAGAATGTATTGCAAAAATTTGCTAAAGCTTATAATgtaaaattgtaa